In one window of Poriferisphaera corsica DNA:
- a CDS encoding type II secretion system protein encodes MIKPFFVRQKAFTLIELLVVISIIALLIGILLPALGAARRTARSAICLANLRSYMQATVIYTTNNREWLAGPNTSGSELTRLNNGYVFKGGATEPTQNMDWVSPTMGNELGLPGDRYEKTIQQFNHDLNCPENDLVYSGAVGFPTPDDLRYGSYSAALGFHAMGNPQGSEIGLYDLASSALKLPDGYGPRISQVGAASNKVFAMEGVRFVTSMNDRTFNNYGRQLRGGNYMAYGPAVTLTGDPWGFVNPSTGDFTPTEIAKWHAYRHASNTMNQVFFDGHAEGMRAADTVDLNMYFPTNTIVSNAVFTNDKDFEGNVIQ; translated from the coding sequence ATGATTAAACCATTTTTTGTGCGCCAAAAGGCGTTCACGCTCATTGAATTGCTCGTAGTCATTTCAATCATAGCGTTGTTGATTGGAATTTTATTGCCGGCATTAGGTGCAGCAAGACGTACTGCGAGAAGTGCGATTTGCCTTGCGAACCTGCGTAGTTATATGCAGGCGACTGTCATTTACACGACGAATAATCGTGAATGGTTGGCTGGGCCAAATACGAGTGGGTCTGAGTTGACGCGTTTGAATAATGGTTATGTTTTTAAGGGCGGCGCGACTGAACCGACGCAGAATATGGACTGGGTCTCACCGACGATGGGTAATGAGTTGGGGTTGCCAGGTGATCGTTATGAAAAAACGATTCAACAATTTAATCATGATTTGAATTGTCCTGAGAATGATTTGGTTTATTCAGGAGCGGTAGGTTTTCCTACGCCGGATGATCTGAGATATGGCAGCTATTCCGCAGCGTTGGGGTTTCATGCGATGGGAAATCCACAGGGCTCGGAAATTGGTCTTTATGACCTTGCAAGCAGTGCATTGAAACTACCTGATGGTTATGGGCCACGTATCTCACAAGTTGGGGCGGCGTCAAATAAAGTGTTTGCAATGGAAGGTGTTCGTTTCGTCACAAGTATGAACGATCGCACATTCAATAATTATGGGCGCCAGTTGCGTGGTGGTAATTACATGGCATATGGGCCGGCCGTTACGCTGACAGGCGATCCTTGGGGGTTTGTAAATCCGAGTACGGGTGACTTTACGCCTACAGAGATCGCGAAATGGCATGCATATCGTCATGCTTCAAACACCATGAATCAGGTCTTCTTTGATGGGCATGCTGAGGGGATGCGTGCTGCAGATACGGTTGATTTAAATATGTATTTTCCGACGAACACGATTGTGAGTAATGCAGTGTTCACGAATGATAAAGATTTTGAAGGTAACGTAATTCAGTAA
- a CDS encoding PEP-CTERM sorting domain-containing protein yields MKNLMKSFVAGAVLLTVGSAAHAGLIGEFVFAGNQNTFTGPVDVYEFRITNNTGFDIYTFKEIDFVGTFVNGTNSGKQGATLPEPVPGLIVADTLFTAPNVNPTISGVIVDDGTRLYADGVANVTSPASAWIVDGATETIALFSVATGGETPEFVAGLGIDQNNVLYSIAVPEPASMALLGLGGLAAMARRRRA; encoded by the coding sequence ATGAAGAATTTAATGAAATCATTTGTTGCAGGTGCCGTTCTGTTGACGGTAGGTTCGGCTGCTCACGCAGGTTTGATCGGCGAGTTCGTATTCGCGGGTAACCAAAATACATTCACTGGCCCAGTGGATGTTTACGAGTTCCGTATTACGAATAATACCGGTTTTGACATCTATACATTCAAGGAAATCGATTTTGTCGGTACATTTGTGAATGGTACAAACAGTGGCAAGCAAGGTGCTACTCTGCCAGAACCAGTTCCAGGTCTTATTGTTGCCGATACGCTTTTTACCGCTCCTAATGTTAATCCTACGATCAGCGGAGTTATTGTTGATGATGGTACCCGTCTCTATGCTGACGGTGTTGCTAACGTGACTTCACCGGCTAGTGCATGGATTGTTGATGGTGCGACTGAAACAATCGCTCTTTTCAGTGTAGCTACCGGTGGTGAAACACCTGAGTTTGTTGCTGGTCTGGGTATAGATCAAAACAACGTGTTGTATAGCATTGCTGTTCCAGAGCCTGCATCAATGGCCTTGCTTGGTCTTGGTGGTTTGGCTGCGATGGCTCGCCGTCGTCGTGCGTAA
- a CDS encoding dockerin type I domain-containing protein, translating into MDSMKKAISFSTIALLGAVLSGPVMAQPQHVINISGATLFEPFFLAPASTSDYIDADGDGQITDFSQLQFVQLAGTNPASSYWAVQYRAVGSGNGLKDLVNYGQVPATAAGDGELKWPDPGLINRTKFYDGGAVGQGNAANPGGMPYLSDPSGVYIDVAVMDVPTKWFVTQGNASQARWNAAPTTAGYGLNQTTSNATGGGVGNQEGGQANLLKSLGGLNTNTSAPDSNTVFDNSIAWVPIAFIANHGTGIDADFNGAADGNVKKTELQHLYVTGRMKNGENLVAVSRDSGSGTRNGAMNSLGVDPSWGVGDNVGQKHADKSNDKLGDSFVSTNKNSSSRMEQTVRNHRLAVGYTGLAGSSKAARESADNQYEVLNIMNDTDGGTVYVRPVMTNDGQGAAFNNIIWNGDANTGWQIGGAETFATIGNPYANDINASNGSESSDPAMRNVQAAAYLRNILESIKAFSAAPGDPANEGTPGQFLATQYALLAAMEALPTVTDPGNFELQDPADVNTNLRNTQFLPTEETLPGQYGDVGFGWVSERLTGAAYSDGVANGAHYVTNDGTAVAYNVKMVAGNAIHERNAIAGDFNNDGARTATDISAMVNAYENANDRAFLAINDSNAVLELLGDFNGDGNFDLADVHYGVDGLFAAGRIGNKLDRKQNFIDADNAFGGNLFGTTLETSKTYVAGDSRGDVAGNAITKGAAPSGADGAIGAADIDYVFSQFVGKDEDSTGGVEWSNLDEAVMSDLSADMNGDMNINQLDVDDLVQNILGTEYGDANLDGVIDALDLNVIAVNFNGTNIGWDKGDFNGDGLVDALDLNTVAVNFGFGLANANALSFADAMAMVNAVPEPGAFMLMSLGGILLVRRKRA; encoded by the coding sequence ATGGATAGCATGAAAAAAGCAATTTCATTCTCAACGATAGCACTGTTGGGAGCAGTGTTATCAGGGCCTGTGATGGCTCAGCCGCAGCATGTGATTAATATCAGTGGTGCGACGTTGTTTGAGCCGTTTTTCCTGGCACCGGCAAGCACGTCAGATTACATTGATGCTGACGGCGATGGTCAAATTACAGATTTTTCTCAGCTGCAATTTGTACAGTTAGCGGGGACGAATCCGGCGAGTTCTTATTGGGCGGTGCAATATCGCGCGGTAGGTTCTGGTAATGGTTTGAAGGATTTGGTGAATTATGGTCAGGTGCCTGCAACGGCTGCTGGCGATGGAGAATTGAAGTGGCCTGATCCGGGTTTGATTAACCGTACGAAGTTTTATGACGGTGGTGCTGTTGGCCAAGGTAATGCGGCAAATCCTGGTGGGATGCCATACCTGAGCGATCCGAGCGGCGTCTATATTGATGTTGCGGTGATGGACGTACCGACGAAGTGGTTTGTTACGCAGGGAAATGCGTCTCAGGCGCGTTGGAATGCGGCCCCTACGACGGCTGGTTATGGTTTAAACCAGACGACTTCGAATGCAACAGGCGGTGGTGTTGGTAATCAGGAGGGCGGCCAGGCTAATTTACTCAAGTCGCTTGGCGGTTTGAATACCAATACGAGTGCTCCTGATAGCAATACGGTTTTTGACAATTCGATTGCATGGGTGCCGATTGCATTTATTGCGAATCATGGCACTGGGATTGATGCAGATTTCAATGGTGCGGCAGATGGTAATGTTAAGAAGACTGAGTTGCAGCATCTTTATGTTACGGGCCGCATGAAGAATGGTGAGAACCTTGTTGCGGTGTCGCGTGATTCTGGATCGGGTACACGGAACGGTGCAATGAACTCGCTGGGCGTCGATCCTTCATGGGGTGTCGGTGATAATGTTGGTCAAAAACATGCGGACAAGTCTAACGATAAGTTAGGTGATTCGTTTGTTTCAACGAATAAGAACTCATCAAGCCGAATGGAACAGACGGTGAGAAATCATCGTTTGGCTGTTGGTTATACAGGATTGGCCGGTAGTTCGAAGGCGGCTCGCGAATCTGCAGATAATCAGTACGAAGTTCTGAATATTATGAATGATACAGATGGCGGCACGGTTTATGTGCGGCCTGTGATGACCAATGACGGTCAGGGTGCTGCATTCAATAATATCATTTGGAACGGTGATGCGAATACTGGTTGGCAAATCGGTGGGGCTGAAACGTTCGCGACTATTGGTAACCCATACGCAAATGATATTAATGCATCGAATGGTTCTGAGAGCAGTGATCCAGCCATGCGTAATGTGCAGGCAGCTGCGTATTTGAGAAATATTCTTGAATCGATCAAAGCTTTTTCTGCGGCACCAGGTGATCCTGCGAATGAAGGCACGCCGGGACAGTTTTTAGCGACACAATATGCATTGCTTGCTGCTATGGAAGCTCTGCCAACAGTGACTGATCCGGGCAATTTTGAATTACAGGATCCCGCTGATGTTAATACGAACCTGCGTAATACGCAGTTTTTGCCAACCGAAGAAACATTGCCAGGCCAGTATGGTGATGTCGGTTTTGGCTGGGTGTCAGAGCGTTTGACGGGTGCAGCATATTCGGATGGTGTTGCGAATGGTGCACATTATGTGACTAATGATGGTACGGCTGTTGCATACAACGTGAAGATGGTTGCGGGAAATGCAATCCATGAGCGTAATGCAATTGCTGGCGATTTTAATAACGATGGTGCACGTACAGCGACAGATATCAGTGCAATGGTGAACGCCTATGAAAATGCGAATGATCGCGCATTTCTGGCGATTAATGATTCGAATGCAGTGCTTGAATTGCTGGGCGATTTTAATGGCGATGGTAATTTTGATCTCGCTGATGTTCACTACGGTGTTGATGGCTTGTTTGCTGCAGGTCGTATTGGCAACAAACTTGATCGTAAGCAGAATTTTATTGATGCTGACAACGCGTTTGGCGGGAATCTATTTGGTACTACACTCGAAACTAGCAAGACCTATGTTGCTGGCGATTCACGAGGCGATGTAGCTGGTAATGCGATCACTAAAGGTGCGGCACCAAGTGGAGCTGATGGAGCTATTGGTGCGGCGGACATTGATTATGTGTTCTCACAGTTTGTTGGTAAAGATGAGGACAGCACAGGTGGTGTTGAATGGTCCAATCTTGATGAAGCTGTGATGTCAGATCTATCAGCAGATATGAATGGCGATATGAACATCAATCAATTAGATGTTGATGATCTTGTTCAGAATATACTCGGTACGGAATATGGTGACGCGAATCTGGACGGGGTTATTGATGCACTTGATTTGAATGTAATTGCGGTGAACTTTAACGGCACCAATATTGGCTGGGATAAAGGTGATTTTAATGGTGATGGATTGGTAGATGCTCTGGATTTAAACACCGTAGCAGTGAATTTCGGTTTTGGTCTGGCAAATGCAAACGCATTGAGTTTTGCTGATGCCATGGCGATGGTCAATGCTGTTCCGGAGCCAGGGGCATTTATGCTGATGAGCTTGGGCGGAATCTTGTTGGTTCGCCGTAAGCGAGCATGA